The Amycolatopsis nigrescens CSC17Ta-90 genomic interval CGTCGGTACCGGCGGTCGCGCTGCTCTCGCCGGTGGCGTAGTCGCTGACGAACGCGCCGGCGGCGGTGACGCCCTCGGCCGAGCCGCTGGCGGCGCCGGCGAACGAGCCGACCGGGGAGTCACCGGAGAACGCGCCGTCGAACGAGCCAGGCAGCTCGACGGTGACCGAAGGCGCGCCCTCGTCACCCGCGGCCGCCGCGACGGCCTGGAGCTGGGAGATCGCGCTGCCGGTGGAGTCCGCGCCCGGTAGGCCGGCCAGTCCGGCTTCGAGCGACTCGACCCCGGCCGGGGCGTAGTCGATCACCAGCGGGATGACCTCCTGCACGTCCTGGGCGGTGACGTCGTGCAGACCCGCGTCGGCGAGGCAGGCGGCGGGGTCGGCGGAAAACGCGGACCTAGCGGACTCGTCGGTCAGCAGGTTGAGCACGAAGTCGTGCAGGGTCTGCTCTGTGTGCATCAACTGAAATCTCCTAGCGAAAAGGGGTGCGGGACGCTGCGACCACGCTAGGAACCCCGGCCCCTCGGGTACATCGGGGATCACTCCCAGTTGCGATGGGACCCGGAAGGGGGTGAAGATGACCCACCGATTAGGGGATTAGGGGCGGCCCGGGCTAACGGTTCGGGGTGGTCCCGTGGGGGCCGGCTTTTGGTAGGAAGAGCGACACCCGACGAGGAGACCCCGAAGGAACCGCCCCTTGAGCCAGCGCGTAGCCGCTCCACCGGAACTGATCCTGGACGAACCGACGAGGCAGCTGTGCGACGCCATCGCACGTGGTGGCCTCGCCTCGGTACGCCTCGCGGTGGTGGCACCCGGTGAATACGGCAAGACCGCACTCCTCGACCACCTCGCCGCTGCCCATGCCGGCGAGGGGCCGCCGGTGCTCCGGTTCGGCCAGCCCGGTTCGGAGCGGATCGACGAGCCCGCCGTGGTGCTGGTGGACGACGCGCACGCGCTCGGCGACGCCGCGCTGGGCGAGCTGATCCGGCTGGCCGGCGACGACCGGTTCGGGCTGGTGGTCACCGCCCGGCCGCGGCCTCGGCCCGCCCTGCTCGGCGAGTTGCTCGGCCGGCTTCGGGGGCAGATCGTGCTGCGCCGGTTCGACCAGGCGCAGATCGAGGAGTACCTGGCCGCGGCCGGGCGACTGCCCGTCGGGACCGCCGAGTTCGTGCGCGCGCAGACCGGCGGGGTACCTGGCCTCGTGCACCGGGTGGTGAGTGCGCTGGGGGACCGGCTGGAGCCGCCCGCTGCCGCGCTCGCCGGCCTCGGCCAGGAGCTGGACCGGGTCGAGCCGGACACCCTCCGCTTCCTGCTCGCCGCCGAGGCCGGTGCCGCGATGGACGTGGAGCTGGTGGGGGCACTGCTCGAACGACGGCCGGACGACCTGGGCGAGGTGATCGACGCGGCGCGTGCGACCGGGCTGTTCGGGCCGGACGGCACCCTGCTGCCACTCGGTGGTGCGGCGCTCCGCTCGTTGGTACCGGCCGAGCGACGGGCCGCGTTGCGCGGCCGGCTGGCCGAGCTCCGGCTCGCGGGCGGTGGCCCGGTGCTGGACCTGGTCCGGCCGTGGCTGGACCTCGGGCTCGGCGGGGCGAGTGCCGGCCGGGCGTTCGAGGCGGCCGCGAAGGAGGCGCTGCCGACGGATCCGGCGCTGGCCGCGCGGCTGTTCGACGCGGCGGTGTCGGCTGGGATTCCGGTGACCGCGCTCGGCGCGCGCTGGGCCGAGGCCGCCGCCCTCTCCGGTGACCTCGACACCGCGCTGCGGGTGGCCGACCAGGTGATCGCCACGGCCGAGGCGCCCGACCGCGCCGGTGCCGCCAGGGTCGCGGCCACCGCGCTGGCTCATCGCGGCCAGCTGGCCCGCAGCGCGGAGCTGCACCAGTGGTCCGGAGGCGCGCGTTCGCGGGCATTCGCGGCGATCGGCCTGGTCGGCACCGGGCGGCTCGACGAGGCGGCCCTGGTGCTGGACAAATCCACTGTGGACACCGAGCGCGAACCACCGACCCTGCTTTCCGGTGCCCTCTCCGCCGCCGCGCGCGGGGTATTGGAATCGGTCACCGGCGAACCGACCAGCGCACTGTCCACTTTGGTCAGCTCGGCCGAGATGCTGGAACCGGTCGGCCGGTGCACCCTGCTGCCGGACAGTCCCGCGGCGCTGGCCGCGCTGGTCGCCCTGCACGGCGGCGAACTCGCGGTCGCGGAGCCGCTGCTGGAACGCGCGGTCCAGAGCCGGACCGGTACTGGGTCACTGGTCGCCAGGCACCGGCTGCTGCTGGCCTGGATCGCCATGGTCCGGGGTGAGACGGCGCTGGCCGGTGCGCGGCTGGCCGCGGCGGGGCCGGAGCTGGAGCCGAGGGAGTGGCTGTTCTCGGTGGCGCTGGAGGTGGGACTTGCCCGCCGCACCAGCGACCTGCCCGCGCTGCGCCGGATCTGGGGGCAGGCCTGCGAGGCGGTGATCCGGCACCGGGTCGATCTGTTCAGCATCCTCGCGTTCGGCGAGTTCGCGGTCGCCGCGGCCAGGCTCGGTGACCGCGACCGGCTCGCTCCGCATCTGGCGCAGGCAGGGGAACTGCTGCACGCGCTGGGCGACCCGCCGCTGTGGGCCACCCCGCTGCACTGGAGCGGCCTGCACGCGGCGATCATCGCCGAGCAGACCGCGGAGGCCGGGCGGCATGCGGCCACGCTGGCGGCCAACGCCGCCGCCGGTGGCTACTACGCGGTGATGTCGGCCGCCGCGGGCTGCTGGCTGAAGGTGCTCGCCGGCGAGGTGGACCCTGGCGAGGTGGAGTCCGCCGCGCGCGGCCTGCACGGTGCCGGGCTGTGCTGGGACGGCGCCCGGCTGGCCGGGCAGGCGGCGATCCGCACCTCGGACCGCAAGGCGATGATGGCCCTGCTGGACTGTGCCCGGCTGCTGCAGGGATCTCCCGCGCCCGAGCGCGCGAAGGTGGACGATGCGCCCGGCGCGGTCCCGCTCAGCGAGCGCGAGCGCCAGGTCGCGCGGCTGGTGCTGGACGGCCTGACCTACAAGCAGGTCGGTGCGCGGCTGTTCATCTCGGCGAAGACCGTGGAGCACCACATGGCCAGGATGCGCCAGCGGCTCGGCGCCACCGGCCGGAGCGAACTGCTTTCCCGGCTGCGGGCCCTGCTCGGTGCGTGACCTACTCCTGGACTGGCTGGCCGGTCACGTCTTCCGGCCGCAGCAGGGCGGTACCGGCGGTCTCGCGAAGGGAGAGCGCGGCGGCAAGGCCGAGCACGGCGGCGGCCATCAGGTAGGGGCCGGGCACCAGGGTGCTGCCGGTGGCCGAGATCAGCACGGTCATCAGGTAGGGCACGGTGCCGGCGAAGATCGCGGCCGTGAAGCTGTAGGCGATGGACAGGCCGCCCTGACGGGTGCGGGTGGGGAAGATCTCGGCCGACCACACCGCGTAGGTGCCCAGGATGGCGGCGAGGACGACGCCGAGCACGAGCGCGGCGATCCAGGTGCCGGCGAGCCCGGTGCGCATCAGCAGGAACGCGGGTGTCGCCAGCACCAGGAGTGCGACCCCGGCCCCGACCAGTACCGGCTTGCGGCCCACCCGGTCGGACAGCCTGCCGAAGGCGGGCACCAGCACCAGCCCGGCCAGCGAGACCACTGTGGACAGCAGTGCCGCGCTGCCGGCGGAGTGGCCGAGGTAGTCGGTCTGGTAGGTGACCAGGTAGGTCAGCACCAGGTAGAACGGCACGTGCATCATCGTCATCAGGCCCGCGGCCTGTAGCAGCTGCTTCCTGTTGTGGCGGAACAGCTCGCGAACCGGGCTGCGCGGGAGGTTGTCGGTGGCCTCCAGCGCCCGGTACTCCGGCGTGTCCTCGATCTTGTTCCGGATGACGAAGCCGATCACGCCGAGCGGCGCGGCGATCAGGAACGGGATCCGCCATCCCCACGAGGTCAGCTGTGCCTCGCTGAGCCCGACCGACAGCAGGAGGAACACGAACGAACCGGCCAGGAAACCCAGCAGCGAGCCGACTTCCAGCCAGCTCACCCCGAAGCCGCGGCGACGGCGAGGTGCGTACTCGGCGAGGAAGCTGGCGGCGCTGCCGAACTCGCCGCCCGCCGCGAAGCCCTGGAGCAGGCGCAGCAGCACCAGCAGCAGCGGCGCCGCGATCCCGATGGTGGAGTAGCCGGGCAGCAGGCCGATCACCAGGGTGGCGCCCGACATCAGGAAGATGACGATGGACAGCGTCCGCTTGCGGCCGATCCGGTCGCCGAGCGGGCCGAACACGAGCGCGCCGATGGGCCGGATACCGAACGAGACCGCGAACACC includes:
- a CDS encoding helix-turn-helix transcriptional regulator, producing MSQRVAAPPELILDEPTRQLCDAIARGGLASVRLAVVAPGEYGKTALLDHLAAAHAGEGPPVLRFGQPGSERIDEPAVVLVDDAHALGDAALGELIRLAGDDRFGLVVTARPRPRPALLGELLGRLRGQIVLRRFDQAQIEEYLAAAGRLPVGTAEFVRAQTGGVPGLVHRVVSALGDRLEPPAAALAGLGQELDRVEPDTLRFLLAAEAGAAMDVELVGALLERRPDDLGEVIDAARATGLFGPDGTLLPLGGAALRSLVPAERRAALRGRLAELRLAGGGPVLDLVRPWLDLGLGGASAGRAFEAAAKEALPTDPALAARLFDAAVSAGIPVTALGARWAEAAALSGDLDTALRVADQVIATAEAPDRAGAARVAATALAHRGQLARSAELHQWSGGARSRAFAAIGLVGTGRLDEAALVLDKSTVDTEREPPTLLSGALSAAARGVLESVTGEPTSALSTLVSSAEMLEPVGRCTLLPDSPAALAALVALHGGELAVAEPLLERAVQSRTGTGSLVARHRLLLAWIAMVRGETALAGARLAAAGPELEPREWLFSVALEVGLARRTSDLPALRRIWGQACEAVIRHRVDLFSILAFGEFAVAAARLGDRDRLAPHLAQAGELLHALGDPPLWATPLHWSGLHAAIIAEQTAEAGRHAATLAANAAAGGYYAVMSAAAGCWLKVLAGEVDPGEVESAARGLHGAGLCWDGARLAGQAAIRTSDRKAMMALLDCARLLQGSPAPERAKVDDAPGAVPLSERERQVARLVLDGLTYKQVGARLFISAKTVEHHMARMRQRLGATGRSELLSRLRALLGA
- a CDS encoding MFS transporter; amino-acid sequence: MSRLSPPPPPATEVPEPRIDPASLRRSVAAGAVGVFVHWFDWAAYAYLASTLATVFFPAENSTAGLLAVFGVFAVSFGIRPIGALVFGPLGDRIGRKRTLSIVIFLMSGATLVIGLLPGYSTIGIAAPLLLVLLRLLQGFAAGGEFGSAASFLAEYAPRRRRGFGVSWLEVGSLLGFLAGSFVFLLLSVGLSEAQLTSWGWRIPFLIAAPLGVIGFVIRNKIEDTPEYRALEATDNLPRSPVRELFRHNRKQLLQAAGLMTMMHVPFYLVLTYLVTYQTDYLGHSAGSAALLSTVVSLAGLVLVPAFGRLSDRVGRKPVLVGAGVALLVLATPAFLLMRTGLAGTWIAALVLGVVLAAILGTYAVWSAEIFPTRTRQGGLSIAYSFTAAIFAGTVPYLMTVLISATGSTLVPGPYLMAAAVLGLAAALSLRETAGTALLRPEDVTGQPVQE